One part of the Palaemon carinicauda isolate YSFRI2023 chromosome 23, ASM3689809v2, whole genome shotgun sequence genome encodes these proteins:
- the LOC137617079 gene encoding protein FAM200C-like — protein MDQGGKFQTESKAIVHASYAVSLLVAKAKKPHSIGETLIKPCLVSCAGILLGESAVSKMKQVSLSNDTVKSRIFDMSCDIKSQLLAKVKASPVFVIQLDESVDVANLYQLIVFVRYVHDQSIEEDLLFCRPLETTTQAADVMQLVDAFFEEEGLDWGKLVHACTDGAPAMLGARSGFAKLLKQKNPKVVTLHCIIHREALASRTMTQPLKEALETAIKLVNFVKASALNTRLFRRLCQDMESDYEGMLFHTAVRWLSKGDMLNRLVHLLPEVTQFLEERNKGDLKAAVSDEAFQCRLALLADMFSHLNELNHKLQGADSDIIGHRDKVNAFVSELELWRGKFETGRSATAFPTLARISETAGGVSDVLKTEAIIHLNRLLDEFQHYFPDFKSNNPMMEFTRDPFSFRVDNFPKEAEDIEDQFLDLVHDSAAKAVFAEKSLNAFWATMHGSYPRVAVAALTLLVAFPCMYLCESAFSSMVEIKTKSRNRLIDLESDLRCAISKVEPNIEALVKAKQMPKSHYPVCV, from the coding sequence ATGGACCAGGGCGGAAAATTTCAAACTGAGTCGAAAGCGATAGTACACGCATCGTATGCTGTTTCTCTGCTGGTGGCGAAGGCGAAGAAGCCACATAGCATCGGAGAGACGCTCATAAAGCCGTGCCTTGTGTCGTGCGCTGGCATTTTGCTTGGCGAATCTGCGGTGTCGAAGATGAAGCAAGTTTCTCTGTCCAACGACACTGTCAAGTCCCGCATCTTCGACATGTCGTGCGACATCAAGTCGCAGCTCTTGGCAAAGGTCAAAGCGTCTCCCGTCTTTGTAATTCAGCTGGATGAGTCCGTGGATGTGGCAAATTTGTATCAACTAATTGTCTTCGTTCGATACGTCCACGACCAAAGCATCGAAGAGGACTTGCTGTTTTGCCGCCCTCTGGAAACAACAACCCAAGCCGCCGACGTCATGCAGCTTGTCGACGCCTTTTTTGAGgaggaaggattggactggggCAAGCTCGTCCATGCCTGCACAGATGGGGCTCCTGCTATGTTGGGTGCGAGGTCTGGATTCGCGAAACTACTGAAGCAGAAGAATCCCAAGGTGGTGACCCTGCACTGCATCATACATCGAGAAGCGCTCGCATCAAGGACGATGACACAACCGCTCAAAGAAGCGCTTGAGACGGCAATCAAGCTTGTGAATTTTGTCAAAGCGAGCGCCCTCAACACTCGACTATTTCGACGGTTGTGCCAGGATATGGAATCCGACTACGAAGGAATGCTGTTCCACACTGCCGTTCGCTGGTTATCGAAAGGCGACATGTTAAATCGGCTTGTGCATTTGCTCCCCGAAGTTACACAATTTTTGGAAGAAAGGAACAAAGGAGATCTGAAAGCTGCTGTTTCCGATGAGGCATTCCAGTGCAGGCTGGCACTTCTTGCAGACATGTTCAGTCACCTGAATGAGCTTAACCACAAGCTACAGGGCGCGGACTCCGATATAATCGGGCATCGAGACAAAGTGAACGCCTTCGTCTCAGAACTTGAGTTGTGGCGAGGCAAGTTCGAGACTGGCCGCAGCGCAACGGCTTTTCCAACGTTGGCGCGAATCAGCGAGACTGCTGGTGGCGTCAGCGACGTTCTCAAGACCGAAGCCATCATCCACCTCAACAGGCTGCTGGACGAGTTTCAGCACTATTTTCCGGACTTCAAAAGCAACAACCCAATGATGGAGTTCACGAGGGATCCCTTCAGCTTTCGAGTTGACAACTTCCCGAAGGAAGCAGAAGACATCGAAGATCAGTTTCTTGACCTGGTGCATGACTCCGCAGCAAAGGCTGTTTTTGCGGAGAAAAGCCTGAACGCATTCTGGGCCACTATGCATGGTTCGTATCCTCGCGTTGCTGTGGCGGCGCTCACACTACTGGTTGCATTTCCCTGCATGTACCTGTGCGAGTCGGCGTTTTCGAGCATGGTTGAGATCAAAACCAAATCGCGAAACCGCCTGATTGACCTTGAATCTGATTTGCGCTGCGCCATTTCAAAAGTGGAACCGAACATTGAGGCACTCGTCAAGGCGAAACAAATGCCAAAGTCTCATTATCCTGTATGCGTCTAG